One window of the Deinobacterium chartae genome contains the following:
- a CDS encoding fasciclin domain-containing protein — MNKMLFNIAVTALLGLGAAHAQTTPPAQPTAPAAPAAPATNRPATIVELINTDARLTTLKRAIEAAGLTQTLTGEGPYTLFAPTNDAFAKIPQADLDALLNDPERLTALLQYHMVSGNVAAAQLETMTSLPAMGGGSLTLSREGTAQRIGTAGVVVADIPTNNGTVHLIDTVLMPPSM, encoded by the coding sequence ATGAACAAAATGCTGTTCAATATCGCCGTGACTGCCCTGCTCGGTCTGGGTGCCGCCCATGCCCAGACCACCCCCCCGGCCCAGCCGACCGCTCCGGCCGCTCCGGCCGCCCCGGCCACCAACAGGCCGGCCACCATCGTAGAACTGATCAACACCGACGCCCGCCTCACCACCCTCAAACGCGCCATCGAGGCCGCCGGGCTTACCCAGACCCTGACCGGCGAAGGACCTTACACCCTGTTCGCCCCGACCAACGACGCGTTTGCCAAGATCCCGCAGGCCGACCTGGACGCCCTGCTCAACGATCCCGAGCGGCTCACCGCCCTGCTGCAGTACCACATGGTTTCGGGCAACGTGGCCGCCGCGCAGCTCGAGACCATGACCAGCCTGCCCGCGATGGGGGGCGGCAGCCTGACGCTGAGCCGCGAAGGCACCGCCCAGCGCATCGGTACGGCGGGCGTGGTGGTCGCCGATATCCCCACGAACAACGGCACCGTGCACCTGATCGACACGGTCCTGATGCCGCCTTCGATGTAA
- a CDS encoding GNAT family N-acetyltransferase, producing the protein MKSLTLRRATLEDLPTLVPLFDAYRQFYGQPPDLATAAHFLQARLERGESVVLLAEVGGQAVGFTQLYGSFSSVRVGRVWILNDLYVSPAARGRGAGAALLEAAADFARQDGALGLSLQTAHDNHTAQALYERLGWVRDTDFYTYTLTF; encoded by the coding sequence ATGAAGTCCCTGACCCTGCGCCGCGCCACCCTGGAGGACCTGCCCACCCTGGTACCGCTGTTCGACGCCTACCGCCAGTTCTACGGCCAGCCCCCGGACCTGGCTACTGCGGCCCATTTTCTACAGGCCCGCCTCGAGCGCGGCGAGTCGGTGGTCCTGCTGGCCGAAGTCGGCGGTCAGGCTGTGGGATTTACCCAGTTGTACGGCAGCTTCTCCTCGGTGCGGGTGGGCCGGGTGTGGATCCTCAACGACCTGTACGTGTCCCCCGCCGCACGCGGGCGCGGAGCGGGCGCGGCCCTGCTCGAGGCGGCAGCGGATTTCGCGCGGCAGGACGGGGCCCTGGGCCTGTCCCTGCAGACCGCCCACGACAACCACACCGCCCAGGCCCTCTACGAACGGCTGGGCTGGGTGCGCGACACGGACTTTTACACCTACACCCTGACCTTCTGA
- a CDS encoding response regulator, translating into MIRVLLAEDQTLVAGALEALLSLEPDLEVVGLAANGEEALAAARRLQPDVVVTDIEMPRLSGLELAARIRSELPRIRVVILTTFARSGYLRRALEVGARGYLLKDAPASELAGAIRRVHAGGRAVDPQLAAEAWDDPDPLTERERQVLRLAAEGASSGEVARQLGLSEGTVRNYLSEAISKLGARNRVEAARLARERGWL; encoded by the coding sequence GTGATCCGGGTTCTGCTGGCCGAGGACCAGACGCTGGTTGCGGGTGCGCTCGAGGCCCTGCTGTCGCTGGAGCCGGACCTCGAGGTCGTCGGGCTGGCAGCCAACGGGGAAGAGGCTCTGGCGGCGGCGCGGCGCCTGCAGCCGGACGTCGTGGTCACGGACATCGAAATGCCCCGGCTGAGCGGCCTGGAACTCGCCGCACGCATCCGCAGCGAGTTGCCCCGCATCCGGGTGGTGATCCTCACGACCTTCGCGCGCTCCGGGTATCTGCGCCGCGCCCTCGAGGTGGGGGCGCGCGGCTACCTGCTCAAGGACGCTCCGGCCTCGGAGCTGGCCGGGGCGATCCGCCGGGTGCACGCAGGCGGGCGGGCCGTGGATCCCCAGCTGGCGGCCGAGGCCTGGGATGACCCGGACCCGCTGACCGAGCGGGAACGGCAGGTGCTGCGCCTGGCCGCCGAGGGAGCCTCGAGCGGCGAGGTGGCGCGCCAGCTGGGGCTCTCGGAGGGTACGGTGCGCAATTACCTGTCCGAGGCGATTTCCAAACTCGGTGCCCGGAACCGGGTCGAGGCGGCCCGCCTGGCCCGTGAGCGCGGCTGGTTGTAA
- a CDS encoding sensor histidine kinase has product MLKLLRRVNWLPLFWVVFLIYPVRDFLAVPRPAGEGAVFGAALIVLLYLYAKNFMILDSLPPGRAWNRAAVAATFGMYGLAEGLRLDSAATFLIYAAALAGFQPDLRLTLGVLGALLGLLGLQVGLGQMDITALLYVSFMAVAVGVGNAYSYRWMERGIRMQQLQAEKERLVRDAERERIGRDLHDLLGHTLSVIVLKSQLASRLTELDPARAVREIHEVERISREALQEVRAAVRGYRGSGLNAELGRCKVALDAAGITLEYEGEPLDLTAPVEQVLELALREAVTNVVRHSGARRVRVRIGAAGPHVELEVHDDGRGGLAPEGAGLTGMRERVRALGGELVRDGRAGTRLLVRLPRTDASAPSRPRQVLA; this is encoded by the coding sequence ATGTTGAAGCTGCTGCGGCGCGTCAACTGGCTTCCGCTCTTCTGGGTGGTGTTCCTGATCTACCCGGTCCGCGACTTCCTGGCCGTCCCCCGTCCTGCGGGCGAGGGGGCGGTGTTTGGCGCAGCGCTGATCGTGCTGCTGTACCTGTACGCCAAGAACTTCATGATCCTGGACTCACTTCCGCCCGGTCGGGCATGGAACCGGGCTGCCGTGGCGGCCACATTCGGAATGTACGGGCTGGCCGAGGGGCTGCGGCTGGATTCGGCGGCGACCTTTCTGATCTACGCGGCTGCGCTGGCCGGTTTCCAGCCCGACTTGCGCCTTACCCTGGGGGTGCTGGGCGCGCTGCTGGGCCTGCTGGGCCTGCAGGTGGGCCTGGGACAGATGGACATCACGGCCCTGCTGTACGTCAGCTTCATGGCGGTGGCGGTGGGGGTGGGAAACGCCTACTCGTACCGCTGGATGGAGCGCGGTATTCGCATGCAGCAGCTACAGGCCGAAAAGGAGCGGCTGGTCCGCGACGCCGAGCGTGAGCGCATCGGGCGCGACTTGCACGACCTGCTGGGCCATACCCTGTCGGTGATCGTGCTCAAGAGCCAGCTGGCCTCGAGGCTCACCGAGCTCGACCCGGCGCGGGCCGTGCGGGAGATTCACGAGGTGGAGCGCATCTCGCGCGAGGCGCTGCAGGAGGTGCGCGCTGCGGTACGGGGCTACCGGGGCAGCGGTCTCAATGCCGAGCTGGGGCGTTGCAAGGTCGCGCTGGACGCCGCTGGCATCACTTTGGAGTACGAGGGAGAACCGCTTGACCTGACCGCACCGGTCGAGCAGGTGCTCGAGCTCGCGTTGCGCGAGGCGGTGACCAACGTCGTGCGACATTCGGGCGCGCGGCGGGTTCGGGTGCGCATCGGAGCGGCTGGGCCGCACGTGGAGCTCGAGGTGCACGATGATGGACGCGGCGGTCTGGCTCCGGAGGGCGCCGGACTCACCGGCATGCGCGAACGGGTGCGGGCGCTGGGCGGCGAGCTCGTGCGGGACGGACGGGCAGGAACGCGCCTGCTGGTACGCCTGCCGCGCACGGACGCGTCGGCGCCTTCCCGACCCCGGCAGGTTCTCGCGTGA
- a CDS encoding MgtC/SapB family protein yields the protein MDWNLQLGIVFEVAAAMLLGGLIGLERELANKPAGFRTHMLIAGTTALMAGLGLLLLQNFGNVVEGDLIRTDPIRILEATVAGVSFLGAGVIFRSRSSSPEGLTTAASILLAAGLGVAVALHAYVVAVGVTLLALLVLRALHSLERRIHKN from the coding sequence GTGGACTGGAACTTACAGCTGGGAATCGTGTTTGAAGTGGCCGCAGCGATGCTGCTGGGCGGCCTGATCGGGCTGGAACGGGAACTCGCCAACAAACCGGCGGGGTTCCGCACCCACATGCTGATCGCCGGCACAACCGCCCTGATGGCCGGGCTGGGCCTTTTGCTGCTCCAGAATTTTGGCAACGTCGTCGAAGGCGACCTGATCCGCACCGACCCGATCCGCATCCTCGAGGCCACGGTGGCCGGCGTGAGCTTCCTGGGCGCCGGAGTGATTTTCCGCAGCCGCAGCAGCTCGCCCGAAGGACTTACCACCGCCGCCTCGATCCTGCTCGCGGCCGGGCTGGGGGTGGCGGTCGCGCTGCACGCCTACGTGGTCGCCGTCGGCGTGACCCTGCTGGCCCTGCTGGTCCTGCGGGCACTGCACTCGCTCGAGCGACGCATTCATAAAAACTGA
- a CDS encoding class I SAM-dependent RNA methyltransferase, whose product MLFVEVTIEKVVAGGLGLTRVEGRVALVEGALEGERVEAAEALQDSRATLLRMRTVRVLEASPDRVRAQELPTADLAHASYAAQLRYKRGFVQEALERIGRMEGEVGPTRPSPQQWAYRTALQYALFEGRLAYRERGSHLLRTFNQDPLAVQAVQEFTARLNPEKLVGLEELVLRASFHTGEVLAAIVAAGDKDEYAEVTEHLLEAGAVGVSLSAPGERRFARGSHLLAGQDTVLERYGQLDLSVSAVGFAQVNPAAASELYLEAAELAGQGHQALDLYGGAGALGLHLADRYRRVTVLDISKEALRRGRADAERLGIRNVEFARGDALRLPYGVDTVVVDPPRAGLGAEVRDALLRSDASRLVYVSCDPATWARDVGDLARRGFQLVSVTPWDFYPQTAHVEVLSLLER is encoded by the coding sequence ATGCTGTTCGTGGAAGTCACCATTGAGAAAGTCGTCGCGGGCGGCCTGGGCCTCACGCGGGTCGAGGGTCGCGTGGCCCTGGTCGAAGGCGCGCTCGAGGGCGAGCGGGTCGAGGCCGCCGAGGCGCTGCAAGACTCGCGCGCCACGCTGCTGCGCATGCGCACCGTGCGGGTCCTCGAGGCCTCACCGGATCGCGTGCGGGCGCAGGAACTGCCTACCGCCGACCTCGCTCACGCCTCGTACGCGGCGCAGTTGCGCTACAAGCGCGGCTTTGTGCAAGAGGCACTCGAGCGCATCGGCCGCATGGAGGGCGAGGTCGGTCCGACCCGGCCCTCGCCGCAGCAGTGGGCGTACCGCACCGCGCTGCAGTACGCGCTGTTCGAAGGAAGGCTCGCCTACCGCGAGCGGGGCAGTCACCTGCTGCGCACCTTCAATCAGGACCCGCTGGCCGTGCAGGCCGTGCAAGAATTCACCGCCCGCCTGAATCCCGAAAAGCTCGTGGGCCTCGAGGAACTGGTGCTGCGCGCCAGCTTCCACACCGGCGAGGTGCTGGCCGCGATTGTCGCTGCGGGCGACAAGGACGAGTACGCCGAGGTCACCGAGCACCTGCTCGAGGCCGGCGCGGTCGGCGTGTCGCTCTCCGCGCCGGGCGAGCGTCGCTTCGCGCGCGGCTCGCACCTGCTGGCCGGACAGGACACCGTGCTCGAGCGTTACGGCCAACTGGACCTGTCCGTGTCGGCCGTTGGCTTTGCACAGGTCAACCCGGCGGCCGCTTCCGAACTGTACCTCGAGGCGGCCGAACTCGCCGGGCAGGGCCACCAGGCCCTCGACCTGTACGGCGGGGCCGGAGCGCTGGGGCTGCACCTGGCCGACCGTTACCGCCGCGTGACCGTGCTCGACATCAGCAAGGAAGCGCTGCGGCGCGGCCGAGCCGACGCCGAGCGCCTGGGTATCCGCAACGTGGAGTTCGCCCGCGGCGACGCGCTGCGCCTGCCTTACGGCGTGGACACGGTCGTGGTGGACCCGCCGCGCGCCGGGCTGGGCGCGGAGGTCCGCGACGCGCTGCTGCGCTCGGACGCCTCGAGGCTGGTGTACGTTTCCTGCGATCCGGCGACCTGGGCGCGCGACGTGGGTGATCTGGCCCGGCGCGGATTTCAGCTGGTGTCGGTGACCCCCTGGGACTTCTATCCGCAGACCGCGCACGTCGAGGTGCTCAGCCTGCTCGAGCGCTGA
- a CDS encoding ABC transporter ATP-binding protein → MVTVQLEQVTKHYGTHPALNGLNLEVRAGEVLALLGPNGAGKTTAISLMLGLRPPSGGRVRVFGRDPRDRVARARMGAMLQESDLPATLQVGELIEMFSRLYPAPLPRRTVLELADLGAEERRLASGLSGGQRRRLAFALAVCGDPDLIFLDEPTVAMDVTSRQSFWRAVSDFKARGKTVILTTHHLEEADALSDRVVVIDRGRELVQGSPAQIKAQVGGARIRFRSQQVTLSSLQSLPGVTRASLEGDRAELHSSVPEAALARLLADLTDLTELEVARASLEEAFLTVTAAAVRA, encoded by the coding sequence ATGGTTACCGTACAGTTGGAGCAGGTCACCAAACACTACGGAACGCACCCGGCTCTGAACGGGCTCAACCTCGAGGTGCGGGCAGGAGAAGTGCTGGCGCTGCTGGGTCCTAACGGGGCAGGCAAGACCACGGCCATCAGCCTGATGCTGGGCCTGCGCCCACCCAGCGGAGGCCGGGTGCGGGTGTTCGGGAGGGATCCGCGCGACCGGGTAGCGCGGGCGCGGATGGGCGCGATGCTGCAGGAGAGCGATCTGCCCGCCACCTTGCAGGTGGGTGAGCTGATCGAGATGTTCTCGCGGCTGTACCCGGCTCCGCTGCCGCGCCGGACCGTGCTGGAGCTCGCGGACCTGGGCGCCGAGGAGCGGCGCTTGGCCTCGGGCCTCTCGGGCGGTCAGCGCCGCCGTCTGGCCTTCGCGCTGGCAGTGTGCGGCGACCCGGATCTGATCTTTTTGGACGAGCCGACCGTGGCGATGGACGTCACCAGCCGCCAGAGCTTCTGGCGGGCAGTGAGCGACTTCAAGGCGCGGGGCAAGACCGTGATCCTCACCACGCACCACCTCGAGGAGGCCGATGCGCTGTCTGACCGGGTGGTGGTGATCGACCGGGGCCGTGAGCTGGTTCAGGGTAGCCCGGCACAGATCAAGGCACAGGTGGGAGGCGCGCGGATACGTTTCCGTTCGCAGCAGGTCACCCTCTCGTCACTGCAGAGCCTGCCGGGCGTGACCCGTGCGAGCCTCGAGGGGGACCGGGCCGAACTGCACTCCAGCGTGCCCGAGGCGGCCCTGGCCCGGCTGCTGGCTGACCTGACCGACCTGACGGAACTCGAGGTGGCGCGCGCCAGCCTCGAGGAGGCCTTCTTGACCGTGACCGCGGCTGCGGTCCGGGCCTGA
- the speA gene encoding biosynthetic arginine decarboxylase: MNHTRYPSADAAELYGVPYWSSGYFRVTEDGKIQVTPEPGLSATLQDVVDELVARGESLPLLLRFPQVLSGRVRQLSEAFRTAIREYGYAGSYQGVYPIKVNQRRMVVETIAEAGQTYATGLEAGSKAELALCLAQDLHPEALLCCNGFKDDGFVKLALWGRKMGKNVVITLEKLSELDRVLRVSKELGVRPAVGVRFKLHARGSGQWEESGGDQAKFGLNASELLQVVARLREEGMLDALVMLHCHIGSQITDIRRIKVAVREATQTYVNLVQGGVELKYLNVGGGLGVDYDGSKTTFYASMNYTLSEYASDVVYTIQEVCKKAEVKEPTIVSESGRALTAHHAVLVVPVIDVTGPTRQQPLTLEARPDQHQIVADLEGLLNDITLRNYREVYNDAVADKETLHNLFDLGYLSLHDRARGEAIFNSILQKVARLVQGLPYVPDELEDLPKVLADKYICNFSLFQSLPDNWAIQTLFPITPLARLNEKPTRQATLVDITCDSDGKIDKFIDLRDVKSTLLLHEPDGRPYYLGIFLMGAYQDVLGSAHNLFGRVNEAHVVALPGGKHRIELFVRGQKARKLIENMGYEEEMLRESIGQQVARAAAAGRLSPEEASELGETYSEELLGYTYLEEL; this comes from the coding sequence TTGAACCACACCCGTTACCCGTCCGCCGACGCCGCCGAACTCTACGGAGTACCGTACTGGAGTAGCGGCTATTTTCGCGTCACCGAAGACGGCAAGATTCAGGTGACGCCCGAACCGGGCCTCTCGGCCACGCTGCAAGACGTCGTGGACGAGTTGGTCGCGCGGGGCGAGTCACTGCCGCTGCTGTTGCGTTTCCCGCAGGTGCTCTCGGGACGGGTCCGGCAGCTCAGCGAGGCGTTCCGCACGGCGATTCGCGAATACGGGTACGCAGGCAGCTACCAGGGCGTTTACCCCATCAAGGTCAACCAGCGCCGCATGGTCGTCGAGACCATCGCCGAAGCCGGACAGACCTACGCGACCGGCCTCGAGGCGGGCAGCAAGGCCGAACTGGCGCTGTGCCTCGCCCAGGACCTGCACCCCGAGGCGCTGCTGTGCTGCAACGGCTTCAAGGACGACGGCTTCGTCAAACTGGCCCTGTGGGGCCGTAAGATGGGCAAAAACGTCGTGATCACCCTGGAAAAGCTCTCCGAGCTCGACCGGGTGTTGCGGGTCTCCAAGGAACTGGGCGTGCGCCCGGCGGTGGGCGTGCGCTTCAAGCTGCACGCGCGCGGCAGCGGCCAGTGGGAGGAGTCGGGCGGCGATCAGGCCAAGTTCGGCCTCAACGCCTCGGAACTGCTGCAGGTCGTGGCACGCCTGCGCGAGGAAGGCATGCTCGACGCGCTGGTGATGCTGCACTGCCACATCGGCAGCCAGATCACCGACATCCGCCGCATCAAGGTTGCGGTGCGTGAGGCCACCCAGACCTACGTCAACCTGGTGCAAGGCGGCGTGGAGCTGAAGTACCTCAACGTCGGCGGCGGGCTGGGCGTGGACTACGACGGCTCCAAGACCACCTTCTACGCCTCGATGAACTACACCCTCTCCGAGTACGCCTCGGACGTGGTCTACACCATCCAGGAGGTCTGCAAGAAGGCCGAGGTCAAAGAGCCCACCATCGTCTCCGAGTCGGGCCGCGCGCTCACCGCGCACCACGCGGTGCTGGTCGTGCCGGTGATCGACGTGACCGGTCCCACCCGCCAGCAGCCGCTCACCCTCGAGGCGCGCCCGGACCAGCACCAGATCGTCGCCGACCTCGAGGGCCTGCTGAACGACATCACCCTGCGCAACTACCGCGAGGTCTACAACGACGCGGTGGCCGACAAGGAGACGCTGCACAACCTGTTTGACCTGGGTTACCTCAGCCTGCATGACCGCGCGCGCGGCGAGGCCATCTTCAACAGCATCCTGCAGAAGGTCGCGCGCCTGGTCCAGGGCCTGCCCTACGTACCCGACGAACTCGAGGACCTGCCCAAGGTGCTGGCCGACAAGTACATCTGCAACTTCTCGCTGTTCCAGAGCCTGCCGGATAACTGGGCCATCCAGACGCTGTTTCCGATCACGCCGCTCGCGCGCCTGAACGAGAAGCCCACCCGTCAGGCGACGCTGGTGGACATCACCTGCGACTCCGACGGCAAGATCGACAAGTTCATCGACCTGCGCGACGTGAAGAGCACACTGCTGCTGCACGAGCCGGACGGACGGCCCTACTACCTGGGCATCTTCTTGATGGGTGCTTACCAGGACGTGCTGGGCAGTGCGCACAACCTGTTTGGCCGGGTCAACGAGGCCCATGTGGTGGCGCTGCCCGGTGGCAAGCACCGCATCGAGCTGTTCGTGCGCGGCCAGAAGGCCCGCAAGCTGATCGAGAACATGGGCTACGAGGAGGAGATGCTGCGCGAGTCCATCGGGCAGCAAGTCGCCCGTGCCGCCGCCGCCGGACGGCTCTCGCCCGAAGAGGCCTCCGAGCTCGGCGAGACCTACAGCGAAGAACTGCTGGGCTACACCTACCTCGAAGAGCTGTGA
- a CDS encoding AzlC family ABC transporter permease encodes MSASAFAAAFRRGCLDFVPVLSGVIPFALIAGVAAVQAGLTPLEAAAMSLIAYAGSAQLVACSMIATGSPAALIVATSLVVNLRFAMYSASIAPHLTRLPGPLKLLGAYALTDQTYALAIARLERGEFGSAGAAYYLGAAALMWGAWQIGNLSGALLGSGLPAAWSLDFSIALTFIALAVPTLRSRPALLAALVAGATAVALAALPYRLGLIVAALAGIAAGTLARRTLPLSRAEQQP; translated from the coding sequence ATGTCCGCCTCTGCGTTTGCCGCCGCCTTCAGGCGGGGCTGTCTGGATTTCGTGCCGGTGCTCTCCGGAGTGATTCCTTTCGCGCTGATCGCCGGAGTCGCGGCGGTGCAGGCCGGGCTGACGCCGCTCGAGGCCGCAGCGATGTCTCTGATTGCCTACGCGGGCTCGGCCCAGCTGGTCGCCTGCTCGATGATCGCCACGGGCTCTCCGGCCGCCCTGATCGTTGCAACCAGCCTGGTGGTGAACCTGCGCTTCGCCATGTACAGCGCCTCGATCGCGCCCCACCTGACGCGGCTTCCAGGGCCGCTGAAGCTGCTGGGCGCCTACGCCCTGACCGACCAGACCTACGCCCTTGCCATCGCCCGCCTCGAGCGGGGCGAGTTTGGCAGCGCCGGAGCGGCCTACTACCTGGGCGCGGCGGCGCTGATGTGGGGTGCTTGGCAAATCGGCAACCTGAGCGGAGCGCTGCTCGGCAGCGGGCTGCCGGCGGCGTGGTCGCTCGATTTCTCGATCGCCCTGACCTTTATCGCGCTCGCGGTTCCCACGCTGCGCAGCCGTCCGGCGTTGCTGGCAGCCCTGGTGGCAGGAGCAACGGCGGTCGCCCTGGCCGCCTTGCCCTACCGCCTGGGGCTGATCGTTGCCGCGCTGGCGGGCATCGCTGCCGGAACGCTCGCGCGCCGGACGCTGCCCCTGAGCCGTGCGGAGCAGCAGCCATGA
- a CDS encoding AzlD domain-containing protein gives MTLAWIILGMGVVSLLLRGSSILLLGQRKLPGWLAEALALVPAAVLSALVFPELLLPGGQLLAAGENPRLWAGLIAIAVAWRTRNVLWTLGSGMLALWLLQALLGGAQ, from the coding sequence ATGACCCTGGCCTGGATCATCCTGGGCATGGGTGTGGTCAGCCTGCTGCTGCGCGGCTCCTCGATCCTGCTGCTGGGACAGCGCAAACTGCCCGGCTGGCTGGCCGAAGCTCTGGCCCTGGTGCCTGCGGCCGTGCTGTCCGCGCTGGTTTTTCCCGAACTGCTGCTGCCCGGCGGGCAACTTCTTGCCGCCGGGGAGAACCCCCGGCTGTGGGCCGGACTGATCGCCATCGCGGTCGCGTGGCGTACCCGCAACGTCTTGTGGACCTTGGGGAGCGGCATGCTGGCCCTGTGGCTGCTGCAGGCCCTGCTCGGAGGCGCTCAGTAG
- a CDS encoding DUF2382 domain-containing protein codes for MNDDQRSAAQAEKVADLELLEERAEISRRTLPAGRVQVRRELERHVETVQVELVREVLVLRLEAGDGPGVVLNGEVLAPGEERRFELYREEAEVVKKVVLSERVEVFKQRVREPRRLEVELKRHRLVVNGEKV; via the coding sequence GTGAACGACGACCAACGCAGCGCCGCGCAGGCGGAGAAGGTCGCAGACCTCGAGCTGCTCGAGGAACGCGCCGAGATCTCGCGGCGCACGCTCCCGGCGGGCCGCGTGCAGGTGCGCCGCGAACTCGAGCGTCACGTCGAGACGGTGCAGGTCGAACTCGTCCGTGAGGTGCTGGTCCTCCGCCTCGAGGCGGGCGACGGACCGGGCGTGGTCTTAAACGGCGAGGTGCTCGCTCCGGGCGAGGAGCGCCGCTTTGAGCTGTACCGCGAGGAGGCCGAAGTGGTGAAGAAAGTTGTCCTCAGCGAGCGGGTGGAGGTCTTCAAACAGCGCGTGCGTGAGCCCAGGCGGCTCGAGGTGGAGCTGAAACGTCACCGTCTGGTCGTGAACGGCGAGAAGGTCTGA
- a CDS encoding PRC and DUF2382 domain-containing protein — MASLVPLSELHQDRSHLGSDVYDPTDKPAFGRDGSRVGKVRSALVEPDTGKIRYLIVDTGSWFNAKEVLIPVGLARTEDNGVFFDSLTKEQVRDMREYRYGEEISYEHQTSDEDVLRGSRPSGGERAGSRTADRASSSARYDYRDEQADSLFTTPQRLRLLEERLVVHKRREHAGEVTVSKHVETHPEQVSVTLSHDEVTITRHPGSAEPIPGAVVGSDSQSVQVELEAERAEVRKQAYVAEEVEIRKRSETEAQTVSDQVSREVLDVEKSGHVHLEQRERAESDMRTDRSDRGPDGPDKRR, encoded by the coding sequence ATGGCCAGCTTGGTTCCGCTTTCCGAACTTCATCAAGATCGCAGCCACTTAGGCAGCGACGTGTACGACCCGACCGACAAGCCTGCCTTTGGCCGCGATGGCAGCCGGGTCGGCAAGGTCCGCAGCGCCCTGGTAGAACCGGATACCGGTAAAATCCGCTACCTGATCGTAGACACCGGCAGCTGGTTCAACGCCAAGGAGGTCCTGATCCCGGTCGGTCTGGCCCGCACGGAGGACAACGGCGTTTTCTTCGACTCGCTCACCAAGGAGCAGGTGCGCGACATGCGCGAGTACCGCTACGGCGAGGAGATTTCCTACGAGCACCAGACCAGCGACGAGGACGTCTTGCGCGGTTCCCGCCCGAGCGGAGGTGAACGGGCCGGAAGCCGCACGGCCGACCGCGCCTCCTCGAGTGCGCGCTACGATTACCGCGACGAGCAGGCGGACAGCCTGTTCACCACCCCGCAACGCCTGCGTCTCCTCGAGGAGCGTCTGGTGGTGCACAAGCGCCGCGAGCACGCCGGTGAGGTCACGGTCAGCAAGCACGTCGAGACCCACCCGGAGCAGGTGAGCGTGACCCTCAGCCATGACGAGGTGACCATCACCCGCCACCCCGGCAGCGCCGAACCGATCCCCGGGGCGGTCGTCGGCTCGGACAGCCAGAGCGTACAGGTGGAGCTCGAGGCCGAACGGGCCGAAGTGCGCAAGCAAGCTTACGTGGCCGAGGAAGTCGAGATTCGCAAACGCAGCGAAACCGAGGCCCAGACCGTGTCCGATCAGGTGAGCCGTGAGGTGCTCGACGTCGAGAAGAGCGGCCATGTCCACCTCGAGCAGCGCGAGCGGGCCGAATCGGACATGCGCACGGACCGCAGCGACCGGGGCCCGGACGGCCCCGACAAGCGGCGCTAG
- a CDS encoding ABC transporter permease, protein MTDLTLTRSRTASSLGAWTWLVRCELLKLMRMPAFVVPILLFPIVLFAMFGLPNASRELGGIDAGAYMLVSFSAYSLITVALFSFGVPLATERGLGWMRLLRVTPLSLPVYFAARVSVTVIIGLISVLLLMVFARWIGGISVPLPTLLSVLLKLLLGMLPFAALGLWIGYAAGPNSASGIANLIYLPLSFASGLFVPLQVAPRFVQEIAPYLPAYHFAQLGWSALGARGDQSEALHWLWLAGYTAVFLALAVMAYRRDQGQQFG, encoded by the coding sequence ATGACCGACTTGACCCTGACCCGTTCCCGGACAGCCTCGTCGCTGGGAGCCTGGACCTGGCTGGTGCGCTGCGAGCTGCTGAAGCTGATGCGCATGCCGGCGTTTGTCGTTCCGATCCTGCTGTTTCCGATCGTGCTCTTCGCGATGTTCGGCCTGCCCAACGCCAGCAGGGAGCTGGGTGGCATTGACGCCGGGGCGTACATGCTGGTGTCCTTCTCGGCCTACAGCCTGATCACGGTCGCGCTGTTCTCGTTCGGAGTTCCGCTCGCCACCGAGCGCGGGCTGGGCTGGATGCGGCTGCTGCGCGTCACGCCGCTGTCACTGCCCGTTTACTTCGCAGCCAGGGTCAGCGTGACGGTCATCATCGGGCTGATCTCGGTCCTGCTGTTGATGGTGTTCGCGCGCTGGATAGGGGGGATTTCGGTGCCGCTGCCCACCCTGCTGTCGGTGCTGCTCAAGCTGTTGCTGGGCATGCTGCCCTTCGCCGCCCTGGGCCTGTGGATCGGCTATGCGGCCGGGCCGAACTCGGCGTCGGGCATCGCCAACTTGATCTATCTGCCCCTGTCGTTTGCCTCGGGGCTGTTTGTTCCCCTGCAGGTGGCCCCGCGCTTCGTGCAGGAAATCGCTCCTTACCTGCCGGCCTACCACTTCGCCCAGCTCGGCTGGAGCGCCCTGGGTGCGCGCGGTGACCAGAGCGAGGCGCTGCACTGGCTGTGGCTGGCCGGTTACACCGCCGTGTTCCTGGCGCTGGCGGTGATGGCCTACCGCCGTGACCAGGGCCAGCAGTTCGGCTGA